The Gemmatimonas aurantiaca T-27 DNA segment GAGCCGGCGCAACGAAGAGGGCATCGTGGCCAACACGTTCGCCCGCAAGACGAACGTGCGCCTCAACCTCGATCAGCGCATCTCGTCGCGTATCAATCTGCAGGTGGGCACCGAAGTGCTGAACAACGCCGGCGACCGCGGCCTGTTCGGCAACGACAACGCCGGCAACTCGATCGCCTACGCGCTCACCAAGATCCCCAGCTTCCTGGACCTGCGCCGGAACGCCGATGGCTCCTGGCCGGTCAACCTGTTCTATCCGTCGAATCCGCTGCAGACCATCGATCAGTTCGAGAATTCCGAAAGTGTCTGGCGCAACATCACCACGTCACGGCTCACGGCGGACCTGATCACGGGCAACAACCACACGCTGCAATTCATCGCGTTCGGTGGCGTGGATCTGCTCAACCAGTCGAACCTGATCTACTCGCCGCCGACCCTGCAGTTCGAGCCGGTGGACGGCCTGCCGGGCACCAGCGCGAACTCCAAGACCACCAACGTTCAGCGCAACCTGAATCTGAACATGGTGCATGGCTGGAACATTGGTTCGTCACTCAAGGTGACCTCGCAGGTGGGTACGCAGTTCGAAGAACGGGACTTCAACCAAACCCGCGCATCGGCACAGAACCTGCTCGGTGGTCTGGAAGTGGTCACCTCCGGCACAGTGCGCGACGTAGACGAATCGCGTTTACGTGTGGAAGACTTCGGTGTATTCGTGCAGTCGGAGGCCCTCTGGCGCGACAAGTTGTTGCTCACGGTTGGCGCCCGTGCCGATCGCAGCAGCAACAACGGTGATCCGGCCAAGTACTTCCTGTTCCCGAAGGCCGCCAGCTCCTATCGGTTCCCCAACCTGATGCCGGGCGTGGTGGACGAAGCGAAGCTGCGCGTGGCCTACGGTGAAACGGGTAACCAGCCACTGTATGGCCAGAAGTTCACCAACCTCGATCTGTCCAGCGTCGGTGGACTGGGGGCGTTCCGCGTAGGCACGGTGCGAGCCGCGTCGGATCTGCGCCCGGAGCGTCAGCGGGAATTTGAGATCGGTACAGACCTCAACTTGCTCCGCAACCGCGCCACGTTCACGGTGACCGGCTTCCGTCGCAACATCTCCGATCTGCTCATCACGCGCACACTGGCGCCCACCTCGGGGTTCAGCAGTGAGACCTCGAATGGCGCGGAGATGCAGGTGACGGGTGCGGAAGTCTCGATCAACGCCTTCCCGATCCAGACGCCCACGTGGGGCTGGACCTCGCGTCTGAACTGGGGCACCAATCGCTCCAAGGTGACCAAGCTGCCGGTGCCCACATTCCTGCTGGGTGCCCCGCAGACCGGCGCAATCCGTATCGAGCAGGGCAAGTCGGCCACACAGCTCATCGGCAACGACACGCTGCCACAATCGGGTGGCCGTGTGGTCGTACCGGTGGTGATGGGCGATGGCAATCCGCTCTGGACGGCCGGATGGGGCAACGAAGTCCGCTTCAAGGGGCTGTCGTTGTACGCGCTGCTCGATCAACAGAAAGGCGGTATGCTCGCCAACGGCACCTGGCGTCACTACGACCTCGGCCAGAACTCGATCGACTACGACGATCTCGACGAACTCGGACGCAAGGAAGGCGAAGTCCGCCGCACCAGCTACCTGCAGGTGACGCGCATCTACTACCAGCCCACTTCGTTCGTGAAACTGCGTGAAGTGACGATCACGTTGGATCTGCCCCAGAAGTGGGCAACGTCGGTGTGGTCCGGCGCCAGCGGGGCCAAGCTCTCGCTGAGCGGTCGCAATCTGTATTGGTGGACCAAGTTCCGCGGTGGTGATCCGGAGGCCCAGAACTTCGGACAGGGTGGCGTTCCCGATGCCATCCAGCGCAACCGTGAACTGGCCGCGTACCCCGCCAGCCGCAGCTTCTGGCTCAACTTCAGCGTGGACTTCTGACCATGAACGCCATCCGCAATCGCCGGGCGCGCGCGCTGCTACTGGCCGCCGTCTGTGCCTCCGCCGTGGCGTGCAACGCGGCGGACATCGCGAACTTCAATAGTCCCAACACGTCGCAACTCGAAGGATCCCCTGACGCAGGTACGGTGAACACCGCTGTCGCCGGTGTGTTGGCAGGCTCCCGCGCCGGCGCTGGCACCTGGGCCAGCACCCTGGGAGTGTTCGGTCGGGAAATCATCAACCTCGATGGCGCCGAGCCGCGCAACGTGCTGGCACTGCTCATCGGACCGCTGGAGCCCGGCGGCTTCGGCGTGGATGTAGGCTGGACCAACTCGTATCGCAATCTGCGGACGGCCTACACGATCCTCGAGGTGGTGGATCGTGTGCCGGACTACACCGCCGCACAACGCAGTGCCGTGAAGGGATTCGTGAAGACCTTCATCGCGCAGGAGTATGTGAACCAGCTTCGGGTGCGTGACACCTTCGGTCTCGTGTTCGACGTGCCGAAGGATCCCGCCGAGCAGGGTGCGTTCATCACGCGGGATGAAGCCTACACGAAGACGGCCGCCCTGTTCGACGAAGCGCGCGCCGACCTCGCGGCTGGTGGCACGGCGTTCCCGTTCACGCTCACCACGGGCTTCGCCGGCTTCAACACTCCGCCCACCTTCTTGCGCGTGAATCGCGGCCTCAAGGCGCGCATGGAGACGTACCGGGGGCGCTGGGCTGACGCGCTGACTGCGGTGAACGAATCGTTCATCAGCACGGCGTCAGGCACGGCGGCCGCGTTGAACACGGGCATCTTCCATGTCTACAGCACCGCCTCGGGCGACGCGGTGAATCCCCTGTTCGATCCCACACCACGGGCCTTGGTGGCGGTACCGGAGTTCCTGACCGAAGCCCGCAATCGTGCCGATGGATCACGCGATCTGCGGGCGTCATCGAAGGCCGTCGTAGGTACCGTGAATGTCACCACGCAGGGGATCAGCTCCAATGTGCGGCCCACGGTGTATCCCACCAACGTCACCCCGGTGCCGATCATCCGGAATGAAGAGCTCATCCTCATCCGCGCCGAAGCGAACATCGGTCTCGGCAATCGTGCCGCCGCCATCACCGATCTCAACTTCGTACGCACCAACTCAGGTGGTCTGCCGGCATTGGCGAGTGATTTCGCCGGCGACCTGATCACCGAGCTGTTGTACGATCGGCGCTATTCACTGTTCTTCGAGTACGGCCATCGCTGGGTGGACTCGCGGCGCTACAACCGGCTGGGCGAACTGCGCAAGCAGTTGCCTTCGCATCGGGTGTTTCCGTTGGTGCCCATTCCCATCGATGAGTGCAATCAGCGGACAACGGCCCTGCCTCGGGGTTGCGTGAACGTGGCCGGTAACTAACCGACCAACACACACAAACCACAAAGGGCGGAGAGGTCACGATGACCTCTCCGCCCTTTGTCATGTTGAACGAACGGTGCGATAGGCTACCGCTTACTTCGCCAGATCCTTCACCACGGCACTCAGCGCCTTCACCCGCGCGGACTCCGGGTTGCTGGCAGCGTCCTGATCGAGCTGCGCCGCGAGCTTGTTGAGCGCCGTCGAGCGCGCCGCCCCCTTGGCCTTTTCGGCGGCGTCGAGCTGTGTGGTCACGCCCGAGAGCCAGGTCTTCTGCACCGCCGTGTTTCGCGCCATCTGATCGGTGTACGAACGGGCCACCACAAATGCCGCCGGCCACACAAAATGCGGCTGCTCCTGGGCATTGAAGTACGCGAACTTCACCAACTTGGCCGCTTCGAGTTCGTTCTTCGAGATGTGTTCGCTCGGCGTGAGCTCCCACACGTCCAGACCACGCGCGATTTCCGAACCGTAGATCATGCCGTTGTACCAGTAGGCCGACCAGTGACCGGCGCTGACGAGTGCCGTAGCATCCATGGGACCACGATCGAAGTACGCGATCTCGTAGGCGTGATTGGGATCGGTCCAGTCGAACACGTTCACACCACCTTGGTACCACGACTGCACCATGACTTCACGACCCGGGATCGGGATCAGTGAACCATTGTGCGACACGCAGTTTTCCTGGCTGGTCTGCGCGGCCGGCAGCTTGAAGTAGCTCTTGAAATCGAGCTTGTCGCCGTTGCGCACGAAGATGGCGTCGGCGCCCCATTCCTTCTTGTCGGTCGCGCGGCAACGCGGCGCCGTCCCGCCACCCCACTCGTCGGAGAACAACACCTTGCTGCCGTCGTTGCTGAAGGTCGCCGAATGCCACGCCGACATGTTCGTATCAGCAGCCGCATAGAGGCGCTTCGGATTCTTGATATCGCTGATGTCGAGCAGGATGCCGTAGCCGCTGCACGCACCGCCGGCGAGGCCCACCGCCGGGTAGGTGGTGATGTCGTGGCACTGCGTCGGACCACGCCCCGCGACCGACGGGCGCGCCGGCGAACCGGCCGGCCGTTCGCGGCGATCGGACGGCGCGTCGCCGTGGCGCACCGCTTCGCCCAGTCCTTCGAAAATGCGCGGTGAGCTCACGATGGCCGCGGCCGACGGATTCTTCACCGGCACCTTGATCACTTCGATGCGGAACAGCGCGCTGTTCGGATCGACATCCGGCGCGAGCGCGGAACACCCGGCCAGCTCTTCGCTGGACCGTACGCCAGCAGACCCCGACACGTAGATGTACACGTTCTCCGGATCCTTCGGGTCGGTCACCAGCGTGTTGGTGTGCGAACCGCGGCAGGTCTGCACCATGGCCACGGACTTCGGCTTGGCGACATCGCTGATATCGAAGATGCGGATGCCGCGCGCACGCTCCTTGCTGACCTCCGCCTCCACACCCGTCAGGCCACAGTCGATGCGACCGGCAACCGCCTCCGCCGACACAAACAGCAGGTTCCCATAGACCGTGACGTCGGACTGCGAGCCGGGGCACACCATCGCGGTGCGGAGCTTGGGCTTCCGCGGATTGGCGATGTCCCACACCTGCCAGCCGCTGTAGTTGCCCTGGAAAACCAGGTTGCCGCTGAAGGCCAGATCGGAGTTCTTCAGCCGCGCGTCACCGGGCGTGCTCATGTTGAGGAAGGACTCGGACGGCTTGGTCGTGGACACGAGCTTCATGTTCCACTCGGCCGTACCGGCGTCGAACCAGCCCGCCTTGAGACCAACACGCGGATCAGGCGACGGCTGGGCGACAGCCTCGGTGGTCAGCGCGACCTGTGCCACCGTGGCACTGACCGCCAACAACGGGAGGCTGCGCAACAGGGATCGAAACGGGGTTCGCATCGGGGGCGGTGACGTGGAGGGTGGCGTGGGAGGGAACAGAGGGTACATCAGGGTTTCGGACGGGTGCGAAGCAACAGTTCCATGCGATCGATTTCGGTGCTCTGATCGGCGACCACATCGGACACGAACTTGAACACATCATCGTCGTTGGCCGAACCTTTGGCCGACATCAGCTCGTCGACCATGTTGATCGCGCCACGATGGTGCTGGATCATGAACGTCAGGAAGTACCAATCGAAGGCGCCACCCTTGGCCACCTTGAGCGTGTCCATCTGGGCGGGCGTCAGCATGCCCGGCATCATGGCCGATGCCGCACCGGTCTGTGCCGCACCCATATCCATACCGGCGTGATGCGCGTGCGCCATCTGCTCCATGTTGCCCGACGGCACCTCCTTCTTGCGGGTGCGCAGCCAGCTCTGCATGAACGCGATCTCGTCGGTTTGTGCCACCGAGATACGCCCAGCCAGCACCTTCACTTCAGAACTGGCACCATTGGCTTCGGCAAAGGAGGACATGGTCACCGCCTGCGCATGGTGACCGATCATGCCCTGCATGAACGAAACATCGGCGGCCGTATACGGCGGAATACCGCCGTCGAGCGCGGCCATCTGCGCCGGCGTCAGTGGGCGCTTGGCCGCTGGCGTGCCCGACGCACAGGCGCCGAACAACACCAGCGAGCCAAGTATCAACAGGCGGTGCGTGTGTGTGCGAATGTTCATGAGCTCACCTAAGGGAATCACTTGGGCTTGCGGGCCTTCCACATGGCCAACAGCTCCGCCTCACGGGCCGGCGAGAAACCGGTCTTGGGCGCGGCCTGCCGTTCGGCGGGCAGCGTCTTCCACCAAGCCAGTGTATCGCGCGCCGTGTCTTCCATCGGACGAATGGTCAGTCCGGCCTTGAGCTCCGGTGTCAGATCGAAGCGGGCAAAACCCGCCGTACGGCCACGCATCACCTGAAACACGGGCAGTTCACGTCCATAAGGCGCATGGCCTTGTTCACGCAGGAAGTCGGCATCGACCCAGGTGTAACTGGGATTGGCGCCAACACCCTTCTGCACCCGGGCGAGGAACTCCTTGAACGGCATGCCCCCCTGTGGGCCAACGCCGTTGAACACGCCGAAGGTGCGGCTCTCGCAGAGCGTGACGCAGAACTTCATGAGATCGCGTACATCGATGATCTGCACGTGATCGCTGCCATCGCCCGGCGCGAGCATCTCACCACCACGCGCCGCGCGCACCGGCCAGTACGTGAACCGATCCGTGTCGTCTTCCGGTCCGACAATGAGTCCGGGACGTACCACCGTCACGCGCCCCGGCATGGCCGCGTGCGCCGCTTTCTCGGCATACGCCTTGGCGTGGCCATAGGTGAGCGGCTTGCCGGCTTCGATGGGCGAGTTCTCGAGCGTCAGCACCGGCGCATTGCTGTTCATCGGCACGGAGCTCAGGTCATAGTAGACCGAGCGCGTGGAGATGAAGAGATACTGGTCGACGGAGTCGCGCAGCACTTCGGTGGACAGCTTCACCCACTCCGGAGCACTGGAGAGCGACGCCGATTCGTCGATGACCGCGTCCCACTTGCGGCCCTTCAAGGCGCTCAAGTCACTGGCGCGATCGCCCGCGAGCTCCTCGACGTCCTTGCCGAACATGCCCTTCCCGCTGCGACCACGATTGAAGATCGTGACTTGATGTCCGCGCTTGAGTGCTTCGCGCACGTTGTGCGGTCCGACAAAGCCGGTACCGCCGAGCACGAGGATCTTCTTGGGGGCCGGTGCCCATGCAGGCGCTGCACGCAGCAATCCTGGGGCGAGTGAGGCGGCAGAGGCGGCGCCCAGGGCGGCAAGCCCGGTACCGAGGAACTCGCGGCGGTTGTACATGGTGGGCAGGGCGTGGGTTCAGGGGCACAGCGCTGATCCCAAGTGTACGACGCCATTCACCGAAACGTTAGAAGCACTCGCGGGTGAGCCCCGGCGGCTCACCCCGTCCAAGGTACCCCTCGGCTCACGCGGCGCCTGGCGTCACCAGCGCACCGCTGTAGAGCACGGTGCCTGCCGTTACCGCGTTGGCGCCCTGTCCGCCGTACTTGTTGACGATCTTCAGTGTGGCGTTTTTGTACTTGAAGACCAGCTTGCCGTACTTGTTGGATTCGTCACCCTGCGGCAGGTGCGTGCGGGCCTGCTGCAATTGCGCCTGGATGTCCTTGATGCCGTCGAACTGACGCTTGCCTTCATCGGTCTTTTTGAATTCGCCGCCGCCGCCGTGCAGCTTGGCATCCTGTGTGAAGGTCCGGCTGGCTTCCGCGAGCTCCATGTTGATGTCGATGAGCTCTTCCCGCTCGATCAGCGCATGTCCGGTCTGCGCGTTGTGCTGGATCTTGCCGGTGACGGCGCTCACGAGCGGATTGAACCCGAGCTGCACCAACTCATACACCAGGCGATACGCAAAGCTGGTCTTGAGGTCATTGATCCCCATGGCCCCCTGATGGTTCACGTTCGCGCTGCGGTAGTCCTTGCAGCGCGCGCCATAACACATGACCAGCGCGATCTTCTGGTGATCCTTCCGAGGGAGCACGCCCGACAGGAACGCCGCGAGTTGCGCGCTGCTGCACAGGTTGACCACACCCACCTTGCCGATGGCGTTGGTGTAGGCCGTATCGGTGGTGCGGGGATCGCCATGAAGCACCAGATACACCTTCTCCGCCGATGCACAGGCCTGCCGAATGGTCTGCAGCGTGGTGGCATCGGTTGTGAACCCCACCATGGGTAGCTCTTGCACACACCGGTGCTCATTCACCTTGTGCTTGCCCAAAAACATGCGACCCAACCCTGAGCGCTGTTTTCGAGTCTCATAACGGTGGGTCAAGGCAAGAATGGTGCTGTCGGCGGCGCCTTTGGCGGTGCTGCCGATTTTGTCTTCGAAGTTGAGCACGACGTAACTCGACACGGCGATCCTGGGCTCGGGAATCTTCGGACGCCAGACGGACATGGAGACTGGATCTGGCAGACCATGATGTTACTCCCAAAATGGATCGTTCGCGAAGCGCTGCGGTCGCTCTGCCTGGCAACGGGGGTCACTCAGAAACACTGCGTCACCACCACAGCACGGATGGACACCAGAAAGACAGAAACCCGTAGATCGCTCATCCGTAGGCACCCCAAAGGACCACCGCGTACCAATTTTCTCTCCAATGCCGGGACGATGCCCACTGCCATTCCCCATGCGTTGTTGTTGTCGCTGACCGTTGTCGCGAGTTCGGCGCTGCTGGCACCCTCCGCTTTGGAGGGTCAACCGGCCACCTGCCGGACTTCGTTGGATTCGCTGGATAGCAAAGTCCGCACCAACTACGCCGGCCATCTGCTCGAAGTGACCGGCAACCGTGCGCAGGCGCACACGAACCTGCTGCACTCGCTGCGGGGGCGTGCTGACACCACGCCGTTTCGCACATGTTATCCGGTGCTGTCGGCATATACGCAGTGGTATGCCGATCCACACTTGTTCGTCTTTCAGAGCCAGAGTGCCGACACGGCCACGGCGCATGACGTGCAGTCTCGTCTGCGACACATGGCTCTCACGGAGGAGGAGCTTCGGGCCTCGATCGTGCGACGCAGGAAAGTCGATGCCATCGAGGGTATCTGGTACGAAGGGAACCTGCGGCTCGGCGTTGTCCCGGATCCCTCGGGAAGTCCGGGTGCCTATGTTGCCGTGGTGCTGACAGCGGATACCGTCAGTTGGCCCGTCGGCACGGTGCGAGCGGAGATTCAACGCATGGCGCCAGACCGGTATCGTGTGAAGCTCTGGACACGGGCCTTTGCGGAGATCGACCTGTTGGCCACCCTGCACCGCAACGATCTGCTGCGCCTCTCACCAGGCATCTGGGGCAAGGCCTATCCGACCGATGCGCGGCGAGCAGACATGCTCGATCCGGTCGATGCCCATCGTCCGACCGTCGTCGTACGACAGCGTTCGGTCGTGGTCTCCATTCCCTCACACGATCCGCAATACACACGCCGTCTCGACAGCCTGATCGGTGCGCATGATGAAGCGATACGATCCCGTCCCCTTCTGATCGTCGATCTTCGCGGTAACGAAGGCGGCGGCGCCGGCACCACCCGCGCGCTCAATCCGTACCTGGCCAGCACCACACGCAAACCCACGCCTTACGACAGCGGTACGGCCGTGATGCTCGCGTCGCCAGCCCAGTTGGCCTACGCACGCCGAATCGTTGGCGGCGACACCAGTGCCGCAGCCCGACGCATCCTGCAACGGCTGGAGACGGAAACGGGATCGCTGGTGCCGCTCGACGGCTTGCCGGGGAGTACGGGCGTTGAACCCAGTCATGCCGGTAACTGGCGCGTGGCGGTCATGGTCGATGGGGGCACAGTGAGCGCCGCGGAGGTGCTCGTTCTCAAAGCACTGCGGAGCACCAGGGCAGTGGTGATTGGAGAGGCAACCGCGGGCGCACTCGACTACCAGAGCACACAGGTCATTTCCTTGGGCACGGGCGATCGCCGTTGGGCGTTGGGCTATCCCACCATCACGGCGCATGCCGATCTGCCGTTGCGTGGCATGCGGGGCAAAGGCATTGCCCCAGCAGTGCGGGTGCGATGGTCCTCCGTTGCCGATCCCATCACCGAGATGGAGCGCCGATTTGCGAAGTGACCGCCGCCAAGAATTGCGCTGATGTCACCTCCTCCCGTTTCGCTGGCGCAATACCGTGCGATGCACATCATTCATATCATCACCGATCATCGCACGCGATAGTGGTCCGCACCCCACCACGATGCCTCGAGAGTTGCTGTGAAGAAGATGGTCGCCGTCGCATCACCAGACGCCTACGTGCAAGGCTTGGATGGCTGGCGTCTGGAGCTGGTCACGACATTGCGCGCAGCCGTGCGTGCATCCAAAGCACTGAGTGAAGCCGTGAAGTGGGGACACCTCGTGTACTCCACAGAGAATCCCGTCTTGCTTATCCGCGCGGAAGACGAGCGTGTCCTCTTCGGCTTCTGGCGAGGTCAGCGATTGCAAGACATTGAACCACGCCTGCGACCCGGGGGCAAGTTCGAAATGGCGACGCTCGAACTGCGGGAAGGCATGAACATTCCTGCTGCTCGAGCCCGTCGCCTGGTCAAGGCCGCACTCGAACTCGATGCGACACTGGGCGATCCTCGACTGGCGTCGCCCAAGGTGCGAGCGAAAAAAGCCGCTGCGCTGAAAAAGCGATCCAGGTAGCGCTCACCCTCACCTACCGGCAATGGTCCTAATTCGTCAGATACGCTCCCTGTGTGGCTTGACCGCGGTTGTACTGCTTGGAGGATGTGACAACCCCTTCGGAAGCAGAGACTGCACGCTCATCGGATGTGTTGGTGGGCTCCGCGTCACGCTGGACGCCCTGCCCACCAGCAGTTTCACCATCACGGCACAAGCTCCGGGCCAGACGCCAGAGGTCTTCAGCTGCGCCACGCCAGTCTCTTGCGGCACCGTACACACCTTCAGGGACTTCACGGCAAGCGAGGGCCAGATCGTCGTTACGACCGCGCAGGGAACTCTCACGCATCCCGTCCGGCCAGAGTATCGCGTGACCTATCCCAATGGGAAACAGTGCGGCCCTGAGTGTCGATCAGCGTCGGTCACCGTTTCTATCCCAAAATAGAACAGACCTGTTGCCACAACGGGCCCGATGCATTTTGCACCGGGCCCGTTCTCGTTTCACCAGCGACGATCAGCGATCGTGCTGCGTGCTCTTCTTCTCGTTCTGCTGCAGGTTCTCTTCGCTCATCCAGTACTTCGGCCCGTACTTGCGGGCCACCGGCCACTCCTCGTCGAGCGACGTGGCATCGTACAACACACCGCCCTTCATGACCCACTTCATGTCCAGCGTGTTCTGGATCTTCTCCAGTGGGTTGCTGTTGAGAATCATGAGATCGGCCAGCTTGCCCACTTCGAGCGAGCCCAGATCCTTGTCGGCACCAAGGAAACGCGCACTCTGCAGCGATGCCACTTCCAGCGTACCGTGCGCACCGAGCCCCGGTTCACCCATCCACACTTCCCAGTGGGCGGCCAGGCCGTGCAGTTCGCCATGTGAACCCAGGGCCGAATATCCGCCGGCCTTGATCACATCGGCCATCGCCTGCGAGATGATCGGGTAGCTGTAGTCGGTCTTGGGACGCAGTTGCCGCACACGCAACGGCGAGATCAGGCTGCGCCACGGGAACCACGTGCGGATCTTCGCATCCGTCCACCAGTCACGCTCGGCGAACCAGTACTCGATGTTCCAGCTCGACGGGCCACTCACCACCAGCGTGGGCGAGTAGGTCGCTTCGGCCTTGCCGAGGAACGTAGATACATCGGAGTACATCAGAACTTCGCCGTGCGAGTGTTCCCATCCGGTCTGACCGTCCATGATCATGCCGAGATTTTCGAAGAGCGTACCACCTTCGGACGTCACGTTCAGGTTGGCCACACGCGCCGCATCGGTGAGCCACTGACGCTGGTCGCGACGCGGCTGCGCATACTGCTTGATCTGCACCGCGCCCCAGCTCTTGAGACGAGCCACGGTGGCCTGCGCGATCGCGTAGCTGGAGATGTCGTTCGTGCGCGCGCCATCGCCGCGGCTCACGTTGTCACCCGTGCTGAAGGTACGCGATCCGATCATGTCGCCCGTTTCGATCAGCTCACCGGTCGGGAAGACGTTCTGGCTCCACGTGCTCACGTCCATCGACGACGTCACGCCGTACGCGAGGTAAATGGACTGCTCGAAGTCGTGCGGCGGCCGCATGCCACGCCACTCGCGATAGTGGTGCGCATGCATGTCGACCCATCCGGGGATGATCGTCTTGCCTGCGGCATCGACCACCTTACCCGCACCGGCCGTGCTGCAGTTGGCTGCCACACAGGTGATACGACCATCCTTGATCACGATCGTGCCGCGCTCGATCACCTCACGCTTGTTCATCGTGAGAATGCGCGCCCCCGTGATGGCCACCGTACCCTTGGCCACGGCGCCACGCGCACCACTCACCGAGAGCGTGACCGTGTCCGTCTTCTTGGTATCGACGTTGTGCGAGAAGTACTGCTTCGCACTGCCCCACTCGAGCGACTTGGCGTCCCGCCAGCGCGGGAAGATGCCGCCATCACGCGAGAGCTGCGTGACCGGGAAGATGCCGCGACGCTTTTCGATGCGTTCCGCATCACCGCCCGTGCCGCCCCATGCCATCGCCGTCACGTACACATTGTCGCCTTCCTGGAAGGCCACCCACTGTCCATCGGGGCTCGGCACGATTTCATCGGCCGCCGGGAACGTCAGGTGCGTGCGCTTGTCGCTGCCATCGAGCTTGACGCTCATGAGGGCCACGCCGCCCGGTGCACCGGGGCGATTCGCGCGCTGCTCCGGATAGAACAACCGTCCTTCCGGACCAAAGCTCGGACGCAGCAACTGACGACGCGCTTCATTGCCCTGCGCCGCGCCGGTGGGCTTGATGGCCGACGCCACGGTGATGCCCGTGTCGTTGCCCGCCGCGCTGAAGCGCACGAGATCATACCAGGCATTGTGGGTGATGGTACGGCCGCGCGCCGTGGCGCCCTCGCCGAGACCGACCACCACCTGCGCACCATCGGGCGTCCAGACGGGATCGACGTAGTCACCCGGATCACGTGTGAGCTTCACCGGCGCACCGCCCGTGATGGCCACCTTGTACATGTTGCCCCGTGCGGCGTCATCGAACGTCACGAACGCCACCCACTTGCCGTCGGGACTGATCGCCGGCGCGTACTCGAGCGGCTTGAACGTGTCCGGTGTGAGACGCTTGGGCGTACCCGTCGCACCATCCTGCGCGTAGATGTGTCCGAGCGCCTGGAAGACGATCTTCTTGCCATCGGTCGTGGAGGCGGGCCAACGCACGAACTGCGCTTCCACGGGTCCATCGCTGATGCGGAACTCCTTGCGTGCCATCTCGGAGATGGTGCGATGCACCTTGGCCGAGAAGGGGATGGTGGTCACCGCACCGGTGGCAGCGGCCACGCGACGGATCTTGCCACCCTGCGTGATCACGAGGCTCTGTCCGTCCGCCGCCCACCGATAGCGGGGTAACGCGCCCAAGACCTTGCCGGCACTGATCGCCACGGGCTCGATCGGGTCCATCAGCATGCGCTCGGTACCGGTCTTCAGGTCGCGCAGCCAAAGGGCCGAGCGCGGGCCGTATTTGTGGCCCTTGAAGTCGAGCACGCCGTCCGGAATATGACGGGCAAACGCGAGCCAACGACCATCGGGCGAGATCTCGGGAGCGGCACCACCACCGCTCGAGAAACGACCGGCTGCGGCACCGACGTTCTCACCACTCGTCACGTCGACCACTTCACCGGTCTCGAAACTCCAGCGGCGCAACTGCAACTGGCCCGCCGTGAGGTCCTTGGTGGTCACGTTCGACATGTTCACGTGATAGTACAGGAACTTCCCGTCCTTGCTCACGCTCGGCCAGACACCACCGGTCACGAGC contains these protein-coding regions:
- a CDS encoding amidohydrolase family protein, whose product is MKHWDVRTAAGVLAAALAAAAALDPALLPAQAPTPPAAQARAAGEQWDITAARGKTRDIDFTTTEGTWMSTDITADGQWIYFDLLGHVYRMRATGGDAEVLTQNSGVALNYQPRVSPDGKLVAFITDRRGMQNLWVMNADGSNPRAVATDNASNMAEPAWTPDGRFIIVRRSGGGNAEGGGGAGGLYMYHRDGGQGVQLVTGGVWPSVSKDGKFLYYHVNMSNVTTKDLTAGQLQLRRWSFETGEVVDVTSGENVGAAAGRFSSGGGAAPEISPDGRWLAFARHIPDGVLDFKGHKYGPRSALWLRDLKTGTERMLMDPIEPVAISAGKVLGALPRYRWAADGQSLVITQGGKIRRVAAATGAVTTIPFSAKVHRTISEMARKEFRISDGPVEAQFVRWPASTTDGKKIVFQALGHIYAQDGATGTPKRLTPDTFKPLEYAPAISPDGKWVAFVTFDDAARGNMYKVAITGGAPVKLTRDPGDYVDPVWTPDGAQVVVGLGEGATARGRTITHNAWYDLVRFSAAGNDTGITVASAIKPTGAAQGNEARRQLLRPSFGPEGRLFYPEQRANRPGAPGGVALMSVKLDGSDKRTHLTFPAADEIVPSPDGQWVAFQEGDNVYVTAMAWGGTGGDAERIEKRRGIFPVTQLSRDGGIFPRWRDAKSLEWGSAKQYFSHNVDTKKTDTVTLSVSGARGAVAKGTVAITGARILTMNKREVIERGTIVIKDGRITCVAANCSTAGAGKVVDAAGKTIIPGWVDMHAHHYREWRGMRPPHDFEQSIYLAYGVTSSMDVSTWSQNVFPTGELIETGDMIGSRTFSTGDNVSRGDGARTNDISSYAIAQATVARLKSWGAVQIKQYAQPRRDQRQWLTDAARVANLNVTSEGGTLFENLGMIMDGQTGWEHSHGEVLMYSDVSTFLGKAEATYSPTLVVSGPSSWNIEYWFAERDWWTDAKIRTWFPWRSLISPLRVRQLRPKTDYSYPIISQAMADVIKAGGYSALGSHGELHGLAAHWEVWMGEPGLGAHGTLEVASLQSARFLGADKDLGSLEVGKLADLMILNSNPLEKIQNTLDMKWVMKGGVLYDATSLDEEWPVARKYGPKYWMSEENLQQNEKKSTQHDR